ACAGTGATATACCTCTATTAACTGTGATCTCTGAATTGCGGTAATTGTCACAATAGCGATCTATTTCTATCACTATAATTTGTTGTAATGCGCAGGTTTAATTAACCGACTCAATTGACTAAAAAGAGGTTAATCTTGCTAAAAGTGACTCCCTATCTGGAACTCGATGAGCAGGCCAAACAGCTGCTGGATCGTGCCAATAGTACGACTATCAGCCTGACATTTTCAGAATCAGCGATTTTATATCAACTGCTCACAACTGATAGCGTATGCGATAAAGATGAATTGCTGGCTGTGGGCTGGCCCGATCGCGTCGTTGCCGCGACCTCTTTAACGCAATGCGTCAGTACACTGCGTAAAAAACTGGAAGCCTATCCAGAAGTTCAGCTTAAAACGGTTGCTAGACGTGGTTATGAACTGCACGTATCTGAGCGTTCCCACATCAAAATGTTAGCGGTGAATGATGCAGAGTCGATTAAGACAGCACTCATTGACGTCTCGATGGTGGTTAAGGTCGGTGGCATTCTTGTGCTGGCTGCACTGTTCTTAATATGTTGGTATAGCAGTGATTATCATAATACGGTAAAAAATACAGGCTTATGGAATGCCGATAAAAAAATGGCATTGAATATCGGTGGCACTAAAGAGATTGTACCGATGTTTTACCAAAGTAATGTTGAGTATCTGCATCAGTCGATGTGGCAAAAACACTTGGCTCCGGAGAGTAACCACGTAAGCCATATTGATAACTTTAAAGGTTATGTTGCGACTGACGGTAATAACTATTCAATGGCGGCTTGCCCAAACTATACAGAGGGTGAATGTAACTGCCATGGGTTAATGAACATCACAGCTATCGATATTAATCCAGCGGGGCTTAACATCAGCCAGTTTGCAGAGCTAACAGAGCGGCTTGAAAAGCGGATCCGTTACAACAAGATTATTATTCCCCACGGAAAAAACGAACTTGAGCATTCGCAGGGAGATATTATTGAGCACCACTATCATGCTGATGTCTATTTTCCAGTGGCCGATGAACTACTGGTGCGCTCAGACCTTAGTCTGTCGTTGATCTATGAAGGGGAAAACACTGGGCAGTTTTACTCGGCGGCTTGTATTACCGATGAAGACTGTTTAACCACGCCGATTAAGTACAAGTTACGCGGTACCTTTAAGCAATATCAGCAAAAAATTGACGATATGACTGTTGATGTGTTTCAAGTCAAAGTGAGCCAAAAAGAGTTTATTAAACCTGAAACGGTAAGCCCGTCAGCGATGTATTTTTATCGAGCGATTAGAAAGCACGACATTACCGATGAAGAGCTGTACTTTTATCGTATATATACCGATAACAAGAGTGCCGTTTGGATCACGCCGATATTAGGCAGTATCGTGGCTTGGTATAAATACGATCAGGTAAGGATCTAGCAAGGTTAGATAGGACGTATACGTTCAATCGATATAAAACTAGTTAAACAAAAAGGGCGCCAAAGAATGAATTTTAGCGCCCTATTAGCGGCTGTTATTGCATAGTCTGTACTCGAACTTGTGCGAGTATTAGATTATTTTATAAAGGCGAATGCGTCACCGTATAAATGGTCTTCTTCAACACCCATGCTACGGAACACTTCTCGCGCTGCACCGACCATATCAAAGCGACCTGCAATATAGATATCGTAGCCATTAAGGCTAACAAAATCGGCTTTTATCTGCTCCAACAAGTTAGCTTGTTTACCATTCCAATCGCTAGGCGCTTGTTCTACCACGGGGACAAAATGCAACCAAGGGTGTGCATCATGCCACTCACGGGCGATTGTTTCGTAGTACATCGCATCTGTGGTACGGCAACCCCAATAAAGCGTGGTTTCAATCTCTTGTCCAAGTGCTATTTGATGCTCAACAATGCTCTTGATATAAGAGAATCCAGTACCACCAGCGATCAGTAAGCGTGGGCGTACACTGGTATGGCGTAAGTGGGCATCGCCGCCAGGCATTTCAATATCAATTGTACTGTTATTTGCTAAGCAGTCTTGAAGACGCTCAACCACTTGCATAGGGTAGCTCTCGCTAACAGCGGCACCAATATGTAGCTCCAGGTGCTGGCTATCAGGTGCTGATGCGATAGAGAACGGACGTTTATCTTTCTCTCCCATCACTACGCAAAGGTACTGGCCAGCTTTGAAATCAAAGGCGACAGCAGGCTTTAAAATAACCTGAAATACCGCATCATTAAACGGTGCGATTTTTTCAATAGTACAACTAATGGTGTTCATCTTTATTCCTTGACGAGCCTCTCTTTGGAGGCTTATTCAACATATGTTTTTGTGCATTACCTAGGGCAAAGCTACGTTATAGGGTCGGTGCGTCGTCTATTCCTAGCTCGCTCCATATTTCATCTATTTTCTGTTTGACTGCTTCATCCATTACGATAGGTGTTCCCCATTCGCGATCGGTTTCACCTTGCCATTTATTGGTTGCATCCATACCCATTTTTGAACCAAGTCCAGCCACAGGAGAAGCAAAATCGAGATAGTCGATAGGGGTATTTTCTATCATTACCGTATCACGTTTAGGGTCCATTCGTGTGGTAATGGCCCAGATAACATCGTTCCAATCTCGACAGTTGACGTCTTCGTCGACGACAACAATAAACTTGGTGTACATAAACTGACGTAAGAACGACCAAGCGCCCATCATCACCCGCTTGGCATGACCTGGGTATTGCTTACGAATTGAGATCACAGCCATACGATACGAGCAACCCTCAGGCGGCAGATAGAAGTCGATGATCTCTGGGTACTGTTTACGTAGAATCGGTACAAAAATCTCGTTAAGAGCAACGCCCAGCATCGCCGGTTCGTCAGGTGGACGGCCGGTATAGGTGCTGTGGTATATCGCATCTTTACGATGAGTCATATGGGTCACAGTAAAGACAGGGAATGAGTCGGTTTCATTATAATAACCAGTATGGTCACCGTATGGGCCCTCTTCAGCAGTCTCGTCTGGATCGATATAGCCTTCAAGAATGATCTCGCTGGTGGCGGGGACTTCTAAATCACAGCTAATTGCTTTACACACGTCAGTGCGTTCACCACGAAGTAATCCGGCAAAGGCATATTCACTCATTGAATCAGGCACGGGAGTCACAGCACCTAAAATGGTGACTGGATCGGCACCTAATGCCACCACCACGGGGTAGCGTTCACCCGGGTTTTTCTCTTTGAAATCTTTAAAGTCTAATGCGCCGCCGCGATGATCAAGCCAGCGCATGATGAGTTTGTCTTTACCCAGTAACTGTTGACGGTAGATCCCCAAATTCTGCCGTTTTTGACGTGGACCTTTGGTGATGGTCAGCCCCCAAGTGACTAAAGGAGCTACATCTCCAGGCCAGCAGTGCTGGATGGGCAGCTGAGTTAGATCAACCTCAGCCCCGCTCTTGACTACTTGCTGGCAAGGTGGGTTGCGGACTGTTTTTGGCGGCATGTTTAAGGCTTGCTTAAACATCGGGATTTTAGAAATAGCATCTTTAAAGCCGCGCGGTGGCTCAGGTTCTTTGAGAAATGCCAGTAATTCACCTACTTCACGCAGTGCGAGAGGATCTTCTTTGCCTAGCGCCATAGCGACTCGTTTCGGTGTACCGAACAGGTTCACCAGCACTGGCATATCATTGCCGACCGGGTTTTCGAATAACAGAGCAGGACCTTTTGAACGCAAAACACGATCGGCAATCTCTGTCATTTCCAGATGAGGGTCGACCGGATAACTAATACGCTTAAGCTCACCATTACTCTCTAGGTGATCTATAAAGCTGCGTAAATCCTTAAAACTCATAGGGGAATTCTCATCGCTATAAACTGTGATATGGCGCGCACTATAGCATTTTTCACGTAGGCGTTAAAAGCATGTTCATCAAAGCTTAGTACGCTGCAGAGTCAGTTGTTAGTAATGGGGCTGTTTTTGCGTTAAGCACAGCTTTAAATGGCATTGGCGTTAAGTGCATTTGGGCGTAATATGGCTTAGCGCTTTATGTTTTGCTAATGTTGAATTAGTGCAGGAGTAGACTATGAAACAACTTATTGCTAGTGGGGTTACGCTATCACTCATGCTGTTGTCTATCTCGGCGGTGGCGGGGAATACTATAACGCAGCAGCACTTATCCATTGTCGCACCGCCGTTATGGGCCGTGAGTAATGTCAGTGTTGGCGTCGGTTGGGGCAGTGGCTGGAACTCAAACTTTAACGACCCATGGCGTTGGAATGTTGGCGTATCAAACGGTTGGTACTCGTACCCCTATCGTGGTCGCTATTACCGTCCAGGTTGGGGCTACTACGGCTCGCGCTGGGGGTATTCAGGTAATCGGCATGTGTATCCATACCGATATCAGCGCCCAAGCTATCGTCAAGTAGAACCTAAAGTCATTGCGGTGCCAGAAAGAGTCACCACCAGCGTTAGCTATGCCACGGGGTTAAGGCAGTTACCGGAGAATGCTCGGGTGATACAAAAAGATGGTCGTACAGTTTATGAATGGCAAGGGGTCGAGTACAGATTCGACTGGTCCACAAATACCTATCAAATAGTGGAGCACTAAATAGTAATGACTTGAGACATCTAGAAATTGTAGGAGAGCGTAGTGCAAAAACAATCGGTTCGCGAAAAATTATCTTTGCCGTAATTCAACCGAGTATAACTAAAGGCTAAGCTTAAATTTCTAGAGAGCTCCCAATCAATACCGACTCCCCAATAGGGACGGATAACTTCATCTGCGACGTGTATTGAATTATTTTTATCATAGTTGTTTCTATAGCTAAAAATGCTGTTATGCATACCGAGTTTTGCACTCCAGCTCCATGATGATAGCGCTATTTTCTGTTTGTACATAGCGCCTAACCCCCAGCCTTGTGCGTAAACCCTCTCTGTGGCAAGCGGTGTTTTTGGGCGATGAGCATAGGCAAAACTATCAATGGCCCATTTAGGAGTGAGAAAGTAGTTATATCCAAGAGAAATAAATGCGCCAAGGTCGTTATCATCTTGGTAGCTAATAAGGGATTCTTTGGCTTTTGCTAGCCCAAAGGTTAGGTTTATTTTGTGATGTGATGCTGCTTGTTCAATCGAATCTTCCGCGTAAGTCGGTAGTGCGATAGCAAAGAGGGCTAAGCATAAGAGGTATGGTAACTTTAACATCAATTGTTTCTATTGTTTCTATTGGTTTAAGTTTGATGCTAGCTATTTATGTTGTTAGAGAATAACTGTTAAAAATACTAGTTTATTGGCTTTTGTGAACTGGGGTGGTTGTTCAGTGAGCTACGGCATCCGCGTTATAACGTTGCGCATACGGTTGCTATTGTTTAGTTGACTATAG
The Shewanella sp. KX20019 DNA segment above includes these coding regions:
- a CDS encoding winged helix-turn-helix domain-containing protein, which translates into the protein MLKVTPYLELDEQAKQLLDRANSTTISLTFSESAILYQLLTTDSVCDKDELLAVGWPDRVVAATSLTQCVSTLRKKLEAYPEVQLKTVARRGYELHVSERSHIKMLAVNDAESIKTALIDVSMVVKVGGILVLAALFLICWYSSDYHNTVKNTGLWNADKKMALNIGGTKEIVPMFYQSNVEYLHQSMWQKHLAPESNHVSHIDNFKGYVATDGNNYSMAACPNYTEGECNCHGLMNITAIDINPAGLNISQFAELTERLEKRIRYNKIIIPHGKNELEHSQGDIIEHHYHADVYFPVADELLVRSDLSLSLIYEGENTGQFYSAACITDEDCLTTPIKYKLRGTFKQYQQKIDDMTVDVFQVKVSQKEFIKPETVSPSAMYFYRAIRKHDITDEELYFYRIYTDNKSAVWITPILGSIVAWYKYDQVRI
- the fre gene encoding NAD(P)H-flavin reductase codes for the protein MNTISCTIEKIAPFNDAVFQVILKPAVAFDFKAGQYLCVVMGEKDKRPFSIASAPDSQHLELHIGAAVSESYPMQVVERLQDCLANNSTIDIEMPGGDAHLRHTSVRPRLLIAGGTGFSYIKSIVEHQIALGQEIETTLYWGCRTTDAMYYETIAREWHDAHPWLHFVPVVEQAPSDWNGKQANLLEQIKADFVSLNGYDIYIAGRFDMVGAAREVFRSMGVEEDHLYGDAFAFIK
- the ubiD gene encoding 4-hydroxy-3-polyprenylbenzoate decarboxylase, which codes for MSFKDLRSFIDHLESNGELKRISYPVDPHLEMTEIADRVLRSKGPALLFENPVGNDMPVLVNLFGTPKRVAMALGKEDPLALREVGELLAFLKEPEPPRGFKDAISKIPMFKQALNMPPKTVRNPPCQQVVKSGAEVDLTQLPIQHCWPGDVAPLVTWGLTITKGPRQKRQNLGIYRQQLLGKDKLIMRWLDHRGGALDFKDFKEKNPGERYPVVVALGADPVTILGAVTPVPDSMSEYAFAGLLRGERTDVCKAISCDLEVPATSEIILEGYIDPDETAEEGPYGDHTGYYNETDSFPVFTVTHMTHRKDAIYHSTYTGRPPDEPAMLGVALNEIFVPILRKQYPEIIDFYLPPEGCSYRMAVISIRKQYPGHAKRVMMGAWSFLRQFMYTKFIVVVDEDVNCRDWNDVIWAITTRMDPKRDTVMIENTPIDYLDFASPVAGLGSKMGMDATNKWQGETDREWGTPIVMDEAVKQKIDEIWSELGIDDAPTL
- a CDS encoding outer membrane beta-barrel protein gives rise to the protein MLKLPYLLCLALFAIALPTYAEDSIEQAASHHKINLTFGLAKAKESLISYQDDNDLGAFISLGYNYFLTPKWAIDSFAYAHRPKTPLATERVYAQGWGLGAMYKQKIALSSWSWSAKLGMHNSIFSYRNNYDKNNSIHVADEVIRPYWGVGIDWELSRNLSLAFSYTRLNYGKDNFSRTDCFCTTLSYNF